A genome region from Flavobacterium sp. includes the following:
- a CDS encoding HD domain-containing protein — MNNSELIDKTIAFVKEKLNDAEGGHDWFHIERVYKNALLIAKDTNCDKTVVELGALLHDIADSKFHDGDETIGPKTARLFLESHNVAEDIIQHVVNIIENISYKGGNFEKKFASVELDIVQDADRLDAIGAIGIARAFNYGGFKNRALYNPEIEPITNMTKEEYKKNNAPTINHFYEKLLLLKDKMNTEKGKEIAAERHHFMELFLAQFYAEWEGVK, encoded by the coding sequence ATGAATAACTCTGAACTTATAGATAAAACCATTGCTTTTGTAAAAGAAAAATTAAATGATGCCGAAGGCGGACACGACTGGTTTCATATTGAACGTGTTTACAAAAACGCGCTTTTAATCGCAAAAGATACTAATTGCGATAAAACAGTTGTAGAATTAGGAGCACTGCTTCACGATATAGCCGATAGTAAATTTCACGACGGAGACGAAACAATTGGACCAAAAACAGCCCGTTTGTTTTTAGAATCACATAATGTTGCAGAAGATATAATTCAGCATGTGGTAAATATCATCGAAAACATTTCTTATAAAGGCGGAAATTTTGAAAAGAAATTTGCTTCTGTAGAATTAGACATTGTTCAGGATGCTGATCGCTTAGATGCAATTGGTGCAATTGGTATTGCAAGGGCTTTTAATTACGGCGGATTTAAAAACCGTGCGTTGTACAACCCGGAAATTGAGCCGATAACAAATATGACGAAAGAAGAATATAAAAAGAATAATGCGCCAACGATTAATCACTTTTATGAAAAGCTTTTACTTTTAAAAGATAAAATGAATACCGAAAAAGGAAAAGAAATCGCTGCAGAAAGACATCATTTTATGGAATTATTCCTGGCTCAGTTTTATGCTGAATGGGAAGGTGTAAAATAG
- a CDS encoding acyl-ACP desaturase → MSIKNIRLEVMQFLEKNVDSFVEQYLIPVEKIWQPSDFLPNSEGENFFEEVKELREIAKELPYDFWVTLVGDTITEEALPTYESWLMDVEGVDQVENGGNGWSKWIRQWTGEENRHGDLLNKYLYLSGRVNMREIEMTTQHLINDGFDIGTGTDPYKNFIYTSFQELATYVSHNRVSQIAKKFGDNKLSKMCKMIAGDEMRHHHAYSEFVTRIFQIDPSEMMLAFQYMMKQKIVMPAHFLRESGQKISSAFEQFSDSAQRIGVYTATDYVEIMQKLINKWEIDKITNLTDEAEKARDYLMKLPARMAKISERIVIPAESHIFKWVEPARL, encoded by the coding sequence ATGTCTATAAAAAACATTAGATTAGAAGTGATGCAGTTTTTGGAAAAAAACGTTGACAGCTTCGTTGAACAGTATTTAATTCCGGTGGAAAAAATTTGGCAGCCGTCAGATTTCCTGCCTAATTCTGAAGGAGAAAACTTCTTTGAAGAGGTAAAGGAACTACGCGAAATTGCTAAAGAATTGCCATACGATTTCTGGGTAACGCTTGTAGGTGACACTATTACCGAAGAAGCTTTGCCAACATATGAGTCATGGTTAATGGATGTTGAAGGTGTCGATCAGGTGGAGAACGGCGGAAATGGCTGGTCTAAATGGATCAGACAATGGACCGGTGAAGAAAACCGCCATGGAGATCTTTTAAATAAATACTTGTATTTGTCTGGTCGTGTTAATATGCGTGAAATCGAAATGACTACGCAGCATTTAATCAACGACGGTTTTGATATTGGAACTGGAACTGATCCGTATAAAAACTTTATTTACACAAGTTTTCAGGAATTAGCAACTTACGTTTCTCACAACAGAGTTTCGCAGATTGCAAAGAAATTTGGTGATAACAAGTTGTCTAAAATGTGTAAAATGATTGCTGGTGATGAAATGCGCCACCATCATGCTTACAGCGAATTTGTTACCAGAATTTTTCAGATTGATCCAAGTGAAATGATGCTGGCTTTTCAATACATGATGAAGCAAAAAATTGTTATGCCTGCTCACTTCTTAAGAGAATCAGGTCAAAAGATAAGTTCTGCTTTCGAACAGTTTTCTGATTCTGCACAACGTATTGGAGTTTACACTGCAACTGATTATGTTGAAATTATGCAGAAATTAATCAACAAATGGGAAATTGATAAAATCACGAACTTAACAGATGAAGCTGAAAAAGCACGTGATTACTTAATGAAACTTCCGGCTCGTATGGCTAAAATTTCAGAAAGAATTGTAATTCCTGCTGAGAGTCATATCTTTAAATGGGTTGAGCCGGCTAGATTGTAA
- a CDS encoding lysophospholipid acyltransferase family protein, producing the protein MQKIISYPISVIYYVFFGLSLVIFHPIQWICLNLFGYQAHKKSVDYLNLCLLRCTNLVGTTYKISGVENIPTGVPIIFVANHQSMYDIVTIIWYFRRFHCKFVSKKELGSGIPSVSYNLRHGGSVLIDRKDPKQAIPVIKGLSEYIEKNTRSAVIFPEGTRSKTGKPKEFAQSGLKILCKYAPSAYVVPVSINNSWKMVRYGMFPVGLGNRLTFTAHKAMAVKDYDFAELMELTEKAVVEGVNEYKQV; encoded by the coding sequence ATGCAAAAGATAATTTCATATCCAATTTCCGTAATTTATTATGTATTTTTTGGATTGTCTCTGGTTATTTTTCACCCGATACAATGGATCTGCCTAAATCTTTTTGGTTATCAGGCTCATAAAAAAAGTGTCGATTATTTAAATCTGTGTCTTTTAAGATGTACCAATTTGGTTGGAACAACGTATAAAATTTCTGGAGTAGAGAATATTCCGACAGGAGTTCCGATCATTTTTGTGGCCAATCACCAAAGTATGTACGATATCGTTACAATCATTTGGTACTTTAGACGTTTTCATTGTAAATTTGTAAGTAAGAAGGAGTTAGGAAGCGGAATACCGAGTGTGTCGTATAATCTGCGTCACGGAGGTTCTGTTTTAATTGACCGTAAAGACCCTAAACAAGCGATTCCAGTAATCAAAGGCTTGTCTGAATATATAGAAAAAAACACTAGATCAGCAGTAATCTTCCCGGAAGGAACCCGTAGTAAAACAGGTAAACCAAAAGAATTTGCCCAAAGCGGTTTAAAAATTCTATGCAAATATGCGCCTTCGGCGTATGTTGTTCCGGTAAGTATTAATAATTCATGGAAAATGGTTCGTTACGGTATGTTTCCGGTTGGTTTAGGAAACCGCTTAACTTTTACGGCACACAAAGCAATGGCTGTAAAAGATTATGATTTTGCCGAATTAATGGAATTAACAGAAAAGGCGGTAGTTGAAGGAGTAAACGAGTATAAACAGGTTTAA
- the rnpA gene encoding ribonuclease P protein component: MNFTYPKNERLKSKTTIGLLFSEGKSVSKYPLRLVFRQAEGNSEEITKVGVSVSKKYFKKAVDRNYFKRVLRETYRLNKHLILNNLDQPYSIMLFYQTKDRLSYEEINTKTIQLFEKFVQQINKTPDSEIKKDL, from the coding sequence ATGAACTTTACTTACCCTAAAAATGAGCGCTTAAAGAGCAAAACCACAATTGGATTACTGTTTTCTGAAGGAAAATCGGTTTCAAAATATCCGTTGCGTTTGGTTTTCCGTCAAGCGGAAGGAAATTCAGAAGAAATAACAAAAGTCGGCGTTTCGGTTTCGAAGAAATATTTTAAGAAAGCCGTAGATAGAAATTACTTTAAAAGAGTACTTCGTGAAACGTACCGATTAAACAAACATTTGATTTTAAATAATCTGGATCAGCCTTATTCGATCATGCTTTTTTATCAGACAAAAGACAGATTATCGTATGAAGAAATCAACACCAAAACAATTCAGTTGTTTGAGAAATTTGTACAGCAGATAAACAAAACTCCTGATTCAGAAATTAAAAAGGATTTATAG